In Salmo salar unplaced genomic scaffold, Ssal_v3.1, whole genome shotgun sequence, one genomic interval encodes:
- the LOC123724024 gene encoding voltage-dependent calcium channel subunit alpha-2/delta-3: MFTRNKKGPSLMTTVAMPVFSTKNETKNQGILLGVVGTDIPLQELMKIIPKHLLGIHGYAFAITNNGYILTHPDLKPLIQAIKLYLTGRKPHIKYKGRGSVFPGLNHSLSAVGDRELIQEVLFDAVVTAPLEAYWTGLALNKSENSDKGVEIAYLGTRTGLSRTSLFVVPEHLSNQDFLTVEDKEGVFNADHFPLWYKRAAELVPGTFVYSNPFGGSTNNDQSIGLSSGNENKSVVLASTAIQLLDDRKSPIVASVGIQMKLDFFQRKFWTASRQCAALDGKCTISCDNEDIKCYLIDNNGFILVTEDYSQTGLFFGEVESAVMNKLLLMGSFKRITLYDYQALCREYAGSSDSARSLSHPFSIVKWLLTKLVIFLLEFNLYSWWHVDLSVKAQRSRGKTMMVPCDTEYPAFVSERTIKETTGNIDCEGCARYL, from the exons ATGTTTACAAG AAACAAGAAGGGCCCTAGCCTGATGACCACTGTGGCCATGCCTGTGTTCAGCACCAAGAACGAGacc aAGAACCAGGGTATTCTCCTAGGGGTAGTGGGCACAGACATTCCTCTTCAGGAACTCATGAAGATCATCCCTAAACACCTG CTGGGTATCCACGGTTACGCCTTTGCCATCACAAACAACGGCTACATCCTGACCCATCCGGACCTGAAGCCACTG ATCCAGGCCATTAAACTCTACCTGACCGGACGCAAGCCACACATCAAATATAA AGGACGTGGTAGTGTGTTTCCAGGACTGAACCACTCCCTCTCTGCCGTAGGTGACAGAGAGCTGATCCAGGAGGTGTTGTTTGATGCTGTGGTCACAGCCCCACTGGAGGCCTACTGGACCGGCCTGGCCCTCAACAAGTCCGA GAACTCAGACAAAGGAGTGGAGATTGCTTACCTAGGCACACGCACTGGCCTCTCTAGAACCAGCCTGTTTGTTGTCCCAGAGCACCTATCCAATCA AGACTTCCTGACGGTGGAGGATAAGGAGGGGGTGTTCAATGCTGACCACTTCCCTCTGTGGTACAAGAGAGCAGCAGAGCTGGTTCCCGGCACCTTCGTCTACTCGAACCCCTTTGGAG GGAGCACAAACAATGACCAGTCAATTGGCCTCAG TTCAGGAAATGAGAATAAGAGCGTGGTTTTGGCCAGCACTGCCATACAACTGCTGGATGACAGGAAGTCACCTATTGTTGCTT CCGTTGGGATTCAGATGAAGCTGGATTTCTTTCAGAGGAAGTTCTGGACCGCtagtagacag TGTGCTGCTCTGGATGGGAAGTGCACCATTAGCTGTGATAATGAG GACATTAAGTGTTACCTTATAGACAACAACGGATTTATTCTGGTCACAGAGGACTACTCTCAG ACGGGGCTGTTCTTTGGAGAGGTGGAGAGTGCTGTTATGAACAAGCTGCTTCTCATGGGCTCCTTCAAAAG gATCACTCTGTATGACTACCAGGCTCTCTGTAGAGAGTATGCTGGCAGCAGTGACAGCGCACGCTCTTTATCACAT CCCTTCTCCATAGTGAAATGGCTCCTGACCAAACTTGTCAT TTTCCTGCTGGAGTTCAACCTTTACAGCTGGTGGCATGTTGATCTCTCAGTCAAAG CCCAAAGGTCGAGGGGAAAGACCATGATGGTGCCATGTGACACGGAGTACCCTGCCTTCGTCTCTGAGCGTACCATCAAAGAGACCACGGGAAACATCGACTGTGAGGGCTGTGCCAGGTACTTGTAA
- the LOC106565322 gene encoding uncharacterized protein isoform X2 produces MALFIPDMAGHLFLVVLLFDTFQSIKAQGPPLPRLTVSPAFIRESDSVQLSCETSPSVSVSQCYLFTEKRDFKPSCRQTLTGTELLSWSDQRSPAVVNVRCFYYAIGSFSPSSDSDPGSVTVQVPPRLTVSPEVIRDTDTVQLRCHTSQSTSVSQCYFYIEERQHLQQTTSCQQSLTGTKLLEWAGRGPTTKVNMRCIYYAVEMSIYSPYSDPVSVTLLDVPQPKLTVSSTVIRERDSVQLICQTPPSVSVSRCYFYTEGRDPKPSPCTRSLTGAELLSWAGERLSAEIKLRCHYTVETHYPSTHSHPAPITILGELQKPDISVNDESSHDITIICVLPESVSDGHSCNLYTGDQTQAYKEAWVRTFNTALSKLFCTFNVTKNDLFRHLQLERDVSCDYRVNTGSHSLSPRSDKYIIIGQKPNITVSLKENFIITCLIPGSVSYDTTCNLYVGEQSKHLIKAHIRKTKHTDSKCWFCQFSVVESDLIRRLQSVRSREVSCDYRVSSGPNSLSPRSDGYSFTVGMTPGPRSTLPPSTTVSPTEDTTVTATSSLTSPLTSSTAVNPTSVSTVTSTLTPDITVRPTSLTSPLAPSTAVNPTSDLTVSPTLTTDTPKSPTERGQSSTESVVNSNSQKRVLAVQLWQAAVGMASGVGVFLMGLTAVYLCRRTKKTNSQRPTARQDDQRQCDLVMGAMSSAGMLDSRDAGIYSLITYVPSTFLPSGPVQVSTNEDADSENAGVYSLITSVPSTSVPPGPFEENGKSSENDNSDTYHVYSFIPDRPATSAQPDGLYSLLQTH; encoded by the exons ATGGCATTGTTCATCCCTGATATGGCTGGTCATCTGTTCTTGGTCGTCCTCCTTTTTG ATACCTTCCAATCCATCAAAGCCCAAG GCCCTCCTCTTCCCAGGTTGACAGTGAGTCCTGCTTTCATCAGAGAGAGCGACTCAGTTCAGCTGAGCTGTGAGACTTCTCCATCCGTCTCCGTGTCTCAGTGTTATCTCTTCACTGAGAAAAGAGACTTTAAACCATCCTGTCGGCAGACACTCACAGGGACTGAGCTCCTCTCGTGGTCAGATCAACGTTCACCtgctgtggtcaatgtgagaTGTTTCTACTATGCTATTGGTAGTTTTTCCCCATCCTCTGACAGCGACCCTGGCTCAGTCACTGTCCAAG TCCCTCCCAGGTTGACAGTGAGTCCTGAAGTCATCAGGGATACAGACACAGTTCAGCTGAGATGTCACACTTCTCAATCTACCTCTGTGTCTCAGTGTTACTTCTACATAGAGGAAAGACAACATCTCCAACAAACCACATCCTGTCAACAGTCACTCACAGGGACCAAGCTGCTTGAATGGGCAGGTCGTGGTCCAACCACCAAGGTCAACATGAGATGTATCTACTATGCTGTAGAGATGTCTATCTACTCTCCTTACAGTGACCCTGTCTCAGTCACTCTCCTGG ACGTCCCTCAGCCCAAGCTGACAGTGAGTTCTAcagtcatcagagagagagactcagttcAGCTGATCTGTCAgactcctccatctgtctctgtgtctcggtGTTACTTCTACACAGAGGGGAGAGATCCTAAACCCTCACCCTGTACGAGGTCACTCACAGGGGCTGAGCTGCTCTCGTGGGCAGGTGAACGTTTATCTGCTGAGATCAAACTGAGATGTCATTACACAGTAGAGACTCACTATCCATCGACGCACAGTCATCCTGCGCCTATCACTATTCTTG GTGAACTGCAGAAACCAGACATTAGTGTCAATGACGAATCTTCTCATGACATCACCATTATTTGTGTACTTCCTGAGTCTGTCAGTGATGGTCATAGCTGTAACCTGTACACTGGAGACCAGACTCAGGCCTACAAAGAGGCTTGGGTCAGGACATTTAACACAGCATTATCCAAACTATTCTGTACCTTCAATGTTACCAAGAATGATCTGTTCAGGCATCTGCAGTTGGAGAGAGATGTGAGCTGTGACTATAGAGTGAACACAGgatcacactctctgtctccccgCAGTGATAAATACATTATTATAG GTCAGAAACCAAatattacagtcagtctgaaagAGAACTTCATCATCACCTGTTTAATTCCTGGCTCTGTCAGTTATGACACCACCTGTAACCTGTATGTTGGAGAGCAGAGTAAGCATCTTATAAAAGCACACATCAGGAAGACGAAACACACAGATTCCAAATGCTGGTTCTGTCAATTCTCTGTGGTTGAGAGTGATCTGATCAGACGTCTTCAGTCAGTGAGGAGTAGGGAGGTGAGCTGTGATTACAGAGTGAGCTCAGgaccaaactctctctctccacgcagTGATGGGTACAGCTTTACAG TGGGTATGACTCCAGGTCCTAGATCTACTTTGCCTCCCAGCACAACAGTGAGTCCTACAGAAG acaccacagtgACAGCAACTTCCA GTTTGACCTCTCCTTTGACCTCCAGTACAGCAGTGAATCCTACATCAG TTTCGACTGTTACTTCTACTTTGACCCCTGACATCACAGTGAGACCAACTA GTTTGACCTCTCCTTTGGCCCCCAGCACAGCAGTGAATCCTACATCAG ATTTGACTGTTAGTCCTACCTTGACAACTGACACCCCAAAGAGTCCAACTGAGA GAGGTCAAAGCTCCACAGAAAGCGTTGTGAATTCAAACAGTCAAAAAAGAGTTTTGG CGGTGCAATTATGGCAGGCAGCAGTGGGTATGGCTTCTGGAGTGGGCGTGTTCCTGATGGGATTGACAGCTGTCTATCTCTGCAGGAGGACCA AGAAAACCAATTCTCAGAG AcctacagccagacaggatgaTCAGAGACAAT GTGATTTGGTGATGGGAGCTATGAGCAGTGCAGGCATGTTGGATTCAAGGGATGCTGGGATCTATTCTCTCATCACTTATGTACCGTCCACGTTTTTGCCCTCAG GTCCTGTGCAGGTATCTACAAATGAAGAT gcTGATTCAGAGAATGCAGGGGTCTACAGCCTGATCACTTCGGTACCATCCACATCTGTACCACCAG GTCCTTTTGAAGAAAATGGAAAGTCATCTGAAAACGACAAT TCTGATACGTACCACGTATACAGCTTTATCCCCGACAGACCAGCAACCTCAGCCCAGCCAGATGGGTTGTACAGTCTTCTGCAGACACACTGA
- the LOC106565322 gene encoding uncharacterized protein isoform X1 encodes MALFIPDMAGHLFLVVLLFDTFQSIKAQGPPLPRLTVSPAFIRESDSVQLSCETSPSVSVSQCYLFTEKRDFKPSCRQTLTGTELLSWSDQRSPAVVNVRCFYYAIGSFSPSSDSDPGSVTVQVPPRLTVSPEVIRDTDTVQLRCHTSQSTSVSQCYFYIEERQHLQQTTSCQQSLTGTKLLEWAGRGPTTKVNMRCIYYAVEMSIYSPYSDPVSVTLLDVPQPKLTVSSTVIRERDSVQLICQTPPSVSVSRCYFYTEGRDPKPSPCTRSLTGAELLSWAGERLSAEIKLRCHYTVETHYPSTHSHPAPITILGELQKPDISVNDESSHDITIICVLPESVSDGHSCNLYTGDQTQAYKEAWVRTFNTALSKLFCTFNVTKNDLFRHLQLERDVSCDYRVNTGSHSLSPRSDKYIIIGQKPNITVSLKENFIITCLIPGSVSYDTTCNLYVGEQSKHLIKAHIRKTKHTDSKCWFCQFSVVESDLIRRLQSVRSREVSCDYRVSSGPNSLSPRSDGYSFTVGMTPGPRSTLPPSTTVSPTEDTTVTATSSLTSPLTSSTAVNPTSAVSTVTSTLTPDITVRPTSLTSPLAPSTAVNPTSDLTVSPTLTTDTPKSPTERGQSSTESVVNSNSQKRVLAVQLWQAAVGMASGVGVFLMGLTAVYLCRRTKKTNSQRPTARQDDQRQCDLVMGAMSSAGMLDSRDAGIYSLITYVPSTFLPSGPVQVSTNEDADSENAGVYSLITSVPSTSVPPGPFEENGKSSENDNSDTYHVYSFIPDRPATSAQPDGLYSLLQTH; translated from the exons ATGGCATTGTTCATCCCTGATATGGCTGGTCATCTGTTCTTGGTCGTCCTCCTTTTTG ATACCTTCCAATCCATCAAAGCCCAAG GCCCTCCTCTTCCCAGGTTGACAGTGAGTCCTGCTTTCATCAGAGAGAGCGACTCAGTTCAGCTGAGCTGTGAGACTTCTCCATCCGTCTCCGTGTCTCAGTGTTATCTCTTCACTGAGAAAAGAGACTTTAAACCATCCTGTCGGCAGACACTCACAGGGACTGAGCTCCTCTCGTGGTCAGATCAACGTTCACCtgctgtggtcaatgtgagaTGTTTCTACTATGCTATTGGTAGTTTTTCCCCATCCTCTGACAGCGACCCTGGCTCAGTCACTGTCCAAG TCCCTCCCAGGTTGACAGTGAGTCCTGAAGTCATCAGGGATACAGACACAGTTCAGCTGAGATGTCACACTTCTCAATCTACCTCTGTGTCTCAGTGTTACTTCTACATAGAGGAAAGACAACATCTCCAACAAACCACATCCTGTCAACAGTCACTCACAGGGACCAAGCTGCTTGAATGGGCAGGTCGTGGTCCAACCACCAAGGTCAACATGAGATGTATCTACTATGCTGTAGAGATGTCTATCTACTCTCCTTACAGTGACCCTGTCTCAGTCACTCTCCTGG ACGTCCCTCAGCCCAAGCTGACAGTGAGTTCTAcagtcatcagagagagagactcagttcAGCTGATCTGTCAgactcctccatctgtctctgtgtctcggtGTTACTTCTACACAGAGGGGAGAGATCCTAAACCCTCACCCTGTACGAGGTCACTCACAGGGGCTGAGCTGCTCTCGTGGGCAGGTGAACGTTTATCTGCTGAGATCAAACTGAGATGTCATTACACAGTAGAGACTCACTATCCATCGACGCACAGTCATCCTGCGCCTATCACTATTCTTG GTGAACTGCAGAAACCAGACATTAGTGTCAATGACGAATCTTCTCATGACATCACCATTATTTGTGTACTTCCTGAGTCTGTCAGTGATGGTCATAGCTGTAACCTGTACACTGGAGACCAGACTCAGGCCTACAAAGAGGCTTGGGTCAGGACATTTAACACAGCATTATCCAAACTATTCTGTACCTTCAATGTTACCAAGAATGATCTGTTCAGGCATCTGCAGTTGGAGAGAGATGTGAGCTGTGACTATAGAGTGAACACAGgatcacactctctgtctccccgCAGTGATAAATACATTATTATAG GTCAGAAACCAAatattacagtcagtctgaaagAGAACTTCATCATCACCTGTTTAATTCCTGGCTCTGTCAGTTATGACACCACCTGTAACCTGTATGTTGGAGAGCAGAGTAAGCATCTTATAAAAGCACACATCAGGAAGACGAAACACACAGATTCCAAATGCTGGTTCTGTCAATTCTCTGTGGTTGAGAGTGATCTGATCAGACGTCTTCAGTCAGTGAGGAGTAGGGAGGTGAGCTGTGATTACAGAGTGAGCTCAGgaccaaactctctctctccacgcagTGATGGGTACAGCTTTACAG TGGGTATGACTCCAGGTCCTAGATCTACTTTGCCTCCCAGCACAACAGTGAGTCCTACAGAAG acaccacagtgACAGCAACTTCCA GTTTGACCTCTCCTTTGACCTCCAGTACAGCAGTGAATCCTACATCAG CAGTTTCGACTGTTACTTCTACTTTGACCCCTGACATCACAGTGAGACCAACTA GTTTGACCTCTCCTTTGGCCCCCAGCACAGCAGTGAATCCTACATCAG ATTTGACTGTTAGTCCTACCTTGACAACTGACACCCCAAAGAGTCCAACTGAGA GAGGTCAAAGCTCCACAGAAAGCGTTGTGAATTCAAACAGTCAAAAAAGAGTTTTGG CGGTGCAATTATGGCAGGCAGCAGTGGGTATGGCTTCTGGAGTGGGCGTGTTCCTGATGGGATTGACAGCTGTCTATCTCTGCAGGAGGACCA AGAAAACCAATTCTCAGAG AcctacagccagacaggatgaTCAGAGACAAT GTGATTTGGTGATGGGAGCTATGAGCAGTGCAGGCATGTTGGATTCAAGGGATGCTGGGATCTATTCTCTCATCACTTATGTACCGTCCACGTTTTTGCCCTCAG GTCCTGTGCAGGTATCTACAAATGAAGAT gcTGATTCAGAGAATGCAGGGGTCTACAGCCTGATCACTTCGGTACCATCCACATCTGTACCACCAG GTCCTTTTGAAGAAAATGGAAAGTCATCTGAAAACGACAAT TCTGATACGTACCACGTATACAGCTTTATCCCCGACAGACCAGCAACCTCAGCCCAGCCAGATGGGTTGTACAGTCTTCTGCAGACACACTGA
- the LOC106565322 gene encoding uncharacterized protein isoform X3: protein MALFIPDMAGHLFLVVLLFGPPLPRLTVSPAFIRESDSVQLSCETSPSVSVSQCYLFTEKRDFKPSCRQTLTGTELLSWSDQRSPAVVNVRCFYYAIGSFSPSSDSDPGSVTVQVPPRLTVSPEVIRDTDTVQLRCHTSQSTSVSQCYFYIEERQHLQQTTSCQQSLTGTKLLEWAGRGPTTKVNMRCIYYAVEMSIYSPYSDPVSVTLLDVPQPKLTVSSTVIRERDSVQLICQTPPSVSVSRCYFYTEGRDPKPSPCTRSLTGAELLSWAGERLSAEIKLRCHYTVETHYPSTHSHPAPITILGELQKPDISVNDESSHDITIICVLPESVSDGHSCNLYTGDQTQAYKEAWVRTFNTALSKLFCTFNVTKNDLFRHLQLERDVSCDYRVNTGSHSLSPRSDKYIIIGQKPNITVSLKENFIITCLIPGSVSYDTTCNLYVGEQSKHLIKAHIRKTKHTDSKCWFCQFSVVESDLIRRLQSVRSREVSCDYRVSSGPNSLSPRSDGYSFTVGMTPGPRSTLPPSTTVSPTEDTTVTATSSLTSPLTSSTAVNPTSAVSTVTSTLTPDITVRPTSLTSPLAPSTAVNPTSDLTVSPTLTTDTPKSPTERGQSSTESVVNSNSQKRVLAVQLWQAAVGMASGVGVFLMGLTAVYLCRRTKKTNSQRPTARQDDQRQCDLVMGAMSSAGMLDSRDAGIYSLITYVPSTFLPSGPVQVSTNEDADSENAGVYSLITSVPSTSVPPGPFEENGKSSENDNSDTYHVYSFIPDRPATSAQPDGLYSLLQTH from the exons ATGGCATTGTTCATCCCTGATATGGCTGGTCATCTGTTCTTGGTCGTCCTCCTTTTTG GCCCTCCTCTTCCCAGGTTGACAGTGAGTCCTGCTTTCATCAGAGAGAGCGACTCAGTTCAGCTGAGCTGTGAGACTTCTCCATCCGTCTCCGTGTCTCAGTGTTATCTCTTCACTGAGAAAAGAGACTTTAAACCATCCTGTCGGCAGACACTCACAGGGACTGAGCTCCTCTCGTGGTCAGATCAACGTTCACCtgctgtggtcaatgtgagaTGTTTCTACTATGCTATTGGTAGTTTTTCCCCATCCTCTGACAGCGACCCTGGCTCAGTCACTGTCCAAG TCCCTCCCAGGTTGACAGTGAGTCCTGAAGTCATCAGGGATACAGACACAGTTCAGCTGAGATGTCACACTTCTCAATCTACCTCTGTGTCTCAGTGTTACTTCTACATAGAGGAAAGACAACATCTCCAACAAACCACATCCTGTCAACAGTCACTCACAGGGACCAAGCTGCTTGAATGGGCAGGTCGTGGTCCAACCACCAAGGTCAACATGAGATGTATCTACTATGCTGTAGAGATGTCTATCTACTCTCCTTACAGTGACCCTGTCTCAGTCACTCTCCTGG ACGTCCCTCAGCCCAAGCTGACAGTGAGTTCTAcagtcatcagagagagagactcagttcAGCTGATCTGTCAgactcctccatctgtctctgtgtctcggtGTTACTTCTACACAGAGGGGAGAGATCCTAAACCCTCACCCTGTACGAGGTCACTCACAGGGGCTGAGCTGCTCTCGTGGGCAGGTGAACGTTTATCTGCTGAGATCAAACTGAGATGTCATTACACAGTAGAGACTCACTATCCATCGACGCACAGTCATCCTGCGCCTATCACTATTCTTG GTGAACTGCAGAAACCAGACATTAGTGTCAATGACGAATCTTCTCATGACATCACCATTATTTGTGTACTTCCTGAGTCTGTCAGTGATGGTCATAGCTGTAACCTGTACACTGGAGACCAGACTCAGGCCTACAAAGAGGCTTGGGTCAGGACATTTAACACAGCATTATCCAAACTATTCTGTACCTTCAATGTTACCAAGAATGATCTGTTCAGGCATCTGCAGTTGGAGAGAGATGTGAGCTGTGACTATAGAGTGAACACAGgatcacactctctgtctccccgCAGTGATAAATACATTATTATAG GTCAGAAACCAAatattacagtcagtctgaaagAGAACTTCATCATCACCTGTTTAATTCCTGGCTCTGTCAGTTATGACACCACCTGTAACCTGTATGTTGGAGAGCAGAGTAAGCATCTTATAAAAGCACACATCAGGAAGACGAAACACACAGATTCCAAATGCTGGTTCTGTCAATTCTCTGTGGTTGAGAGTGATCTGATCAGACGTCTTCAGTCAGTGAGGAGTAGGGAGGTGAGCTGTGATTACAGAGTGAGCTCAGgaccaaactctctctctccacgcagTGATGGGTACAGCTTTACAG TGGGTATGACTCCAGGTCCTAGATCTACTTTGCCTCCCAGCACAACAGTGAGTCCTACAGAAG acaccacagtgACAGCAACTTCCA GTTTGACCTCTCCTTTGACCTCCAGTACAGCAGTGAATCCTACATCAG CAGTTTCGACTGTTACTTCTACTTTGACCCCTGACATCACAGTGAGACCAACTA GTTTGACCTCTCCTTTGGCCCCCAGCACAGCAGTGAATCCTACATCAG ATTTGACTGTTAGTCCTACCTTGACAACTGACACCCCAAAGAGTCCAACTGAGA GAGGTCAAAGCTCCACAGAAAGCGTTGTGAATTCAAACAGTCAAAAAAGAGTTTTGG CGGTGCAATTATGGCAGGCAGCAGTGGGTATGGCTTCTGGAGTGGGCGTGTTCCTGATGGGATTGACAGCTGTCTATCTCTGCAGGAGGACCA AGAAAACCAATTCTCAGAG AcctacagccagacaggatgaTCAGAGACAAT GTGATTTGGTGATGGGAGCTATGAGCAGTGCAGGCATGTTGGATTCAAGGGATGCTGGGATCTATTCTCTCATCACTTATGTACCGTCCACGTTTTTGCCCTCAG GTCCTGTGCAGGTATCTACAAATGAAGAT gcTGATTCAGAGAATGCAGGGGTCTACAGCCTGATCACTTCGGTACCATCCACATCTGTACCACCAG GTCCTTTTGAAGAAAATGGAAAGTCATCTGAAAACGACAAT TCTGATACGTACCACGTATACAGCTTTATCCCCGACAGACCAGCAACCTCAGCCCAGCCAGATGGGTTGTACAGTCTTCTGCAGACACACTGA